Proteins encoded within one genomic window of Couchioplanes caeruleus:
- a CDS encoding lipopolysaccharide biosynthesis protein — translation MTAVLEKPPARHSTGAGWLMIATTSAGVINYGYALVLTHGLTPAEYAAFAAAQALLMVRAAISAAGIPWILARELAKAPGDRARQAAVTTFAFWTNLVIGLVLTAVVAGGVLLFGTARDAVVVACASLCMSVGSTGMGYLQGVGRMDAIAVLFTTEVVVKAVVGIGLVFWTDLGPTGALAGFVAGSLVLLLPLPRFQRLLGPPVWRAGESALLRAAIRQTRMQANVAVASAGDTVLVAALGLGGAGGGPYQAASALGRVPLFASNAVSTAVFPQLSRDSCAERKAGALRSYLLVALLMTGVLVTLPGEIRSALFPDEFATIGQWLPYAAVLGLAIGAVNLSVTFLQADDSRGTGAHLTLVTAGYLALVTVAGAVFGVAGLAVGAAVAGVLAVAALALLAPVRPGWRILLRSRRSLHDLAGIVVVFGALAVAGHPLLWTAIAAGAGLLVLAASFPEFMPRRRT, via the coding sequence GTGACCGCCGTCCTGGAGAAGCCCCCGGCGCGGCACAGCACCGGCGCGGGCTGGCTGATGATCGCGACCACCTCCGCGGGCGTCATCAACTACGGGTACGCGCTCGTGCTCACCCACGGCCTCACCCCGGCCGAGTACGCCGCCTTCGCCGCGGCTCAGGCGCTGCTCATGGTCCGTGCGGCGATCTCCGCGGCGGGCATCCCCTGGATCCTCGCCCGGGAGCTCGCCAAGGCGCCCGGGGACCGGGCGCGGCAGGCCGCCGTCACGACGTTCGCCTTCTGGACCAACCTGGTCATCGGCCTGGTCCTCACCGCGGTCGTGGCCGGTGGCGTCCTGCTCTTCGGTACCGCCCGGGACGCCGTCGTGGTCGCCTGCGCGTCGCTGTGCATGTCCGTCGGCTCCACCGGCATGGGATACCTGCAGGGCGTCGGCCGGATGGACGCGATCGCGGTGCTGTTCACCACCGAGGTGGTGGTGAAGGCGGTGGTCGGCATCGGGCTGGTCTTCTGGACCGACCTCGGACCCACCGGCGCGTTGGCCGGGTTCGTCGCGGGCAGCCTGGTCCTGCTCCTGCCGCTGCCGCGGTTCCAGCGCCTGCTGGGGCCGCCGGTGTGGCGCGCAGGCGAGTCCGCGCTGCTGCGGGCCGCGATCCGGCAGACCCGCATGCAGGCCAACGTCGCGGTCGCCTCCGCCGGGGACACCGTCCTGGTCGCCGCGCTGGGACTCGGCGGCGCGGGTGGCGGGCCCTATCAGGCGGCGTCGGCGCTGGGCCGGGTGCCGCTGTTCGCCTCGAACGCCGTCTCCACCGCCGTGTTTCCGCAGTTGAGCCGGGACTCCTGCGCCGAGCGCAAGGCCGGGGCGCTGCGCTCGTACCTGCTGGTCGCGCTGTTGATGACCGGGGTGCTGGTCACCCTGCCCGGCGAGATCCGCTCGGCGCTGTTCCCCGACGAGTTCGCGACCATCGGACAGTGGCTGCCGTACGCGGCCGTGCTGGGCCTGGCCATCGGGGCGGTCAACCTCAGCGTGACGTTCCTGCAGGCCGACGACTCGCGGGGCACCGGAGCGCACCTCACCCTGGTCACCGCCGGATACCTCGCGCTGGTCACCGTCGCGGGCGCGGTCTTCGGCGTGGCGGGCCTCGCCGTCGGGGCGGCGGTCGCGGGGGTGCTCGCGGTGGCGGCCCTCGCGCTGCTCGCTCCCGTACGCCCGGGGTGGAGGATCCTGCTCCGCTCGCGCCGGAGCCTGCATGACCTCGCCGGGATCGTCGTGGTCTTCGGCGCCCTCGCCGTCGCGGGACACCCGCTGCTCTGGACGGCGATCGCCGCCGGGGCCGGGCTGCTCGTGCTGGCCGCCAGTTTCCCCGAGTTCATGCCCCGGAGGCGCACGTGA
- a CDS encoding glycosyltransferase family 4 protein translates to MTVRIGIDGRVLTDRYHGIGRVTHELILAMSATSGVELVVFTGDTGGEGACRRFDLDLLAMLPGVEVVPVRLKAVDVRQLWRWRPLLRGAMVDVMVFPYHLGAAPLLGRPAVALVHDCILETDPTFAPSSRVGLAYRMMTALVARTSTIATVSHASAREVERFYGRRVHPGHVIGNGVDQRLRDDPFAARRLELEFGLEPGYVLHVGAQRPHKNAAVLVEAIARVPDARLVLVGSADERFADEVGPAIDRYGVAGRVTRLPFVPEELLGTLYARARLLAYPSLVEGFGLPVLEAMVARTPVIASDVPVLREVGGSAALYVAPRCAEAWAAAITRLLADDDLRDGLVAAGAAHASHFTWDAAAARLVSACHSLTGTYLADAAR, encoded by the coding sequence GTGACGGTACGCATCGGCATCGACGGACGGGTGCTCACCGACCGCTATCACGGGATCGGGCGGGTCACCCACGAGCTGATCCTCGCGATGTCGGCGACCTCCGGCGTGGAGCTGGTCGTCTTCACCGGCGATACCGGCGGGGAAGGTGCCTGCCGTCGTTTCGACCTGGACCTGCTGGCGATGCTGCCGGGCGTCGAGGTCGTGCCGGTGCGGCTGAAGGCGGTGGACGTGCGGCAGCTCTGGCGTTGGCGCCCGCTGCTGCGCGGCGCGATGGTCGACGTGATGGTCTTCCCGTACCACCTCGGAGCCGCGCCGCTGCTCGGCCGGCCGGCGGTCGCGCTGGTGCATGACTGCATCCTCGAGACCGACCCGACGTTCGCCCCCTCGTCGCGGGTCGGGCTCGCCTACCGGATGATGACCGCGCTCGTCGCCCGCACCTCGACGATCGCGACGGTCAGCCATGCATCCGCGCGGGAGGTGGAGCGGTTCTACGGCCGCCGGGTCCATCCCGGCCACGTCATCGGCAACGGGGTCGACCAGCGGCTGCGGGACGACCCGTTCGCGGCCCGGCGCCTGGAACTCGAGTTCGGCCTGGAGCCCGGGTACGTGCTGCACGTCGGCGCCCAGCGCCCGCACAAGAACGCCGCCGTCCTCGTCGAGGCGATCGCGCGGGTGCCGGACGCGCGGCTCGTGCTGGTCGGCTCGGCCGACGAACGCTTCGCCGACGAGGTCGGGCCGGCGATCGACCGGTACGGGGTGGCCGGCCGCGTCACCCGGCTGCCGTTCGTGCCGGAGGAGCTGCTCGGGACGTTGTACGCGCGAGCGCGGCTGCTCGCGTACCCGTCGCTGGTCGAGGGTTTCGGGTTGCCTGTGCTGGAGGCCATGGTCGCTCGCACGCCGGTGATCGCGAGCGACGTGCCGGTCCTGCGCGAGGTCGGCGGCTCGGCGGCGCTGTACGTGGCGCCGAGATGCGCCGAGGCGTGGGCGGCCGCGATCACCCGGCTGCTCGCCGACGATGATCTGCGCGACGGCCTGGTGGCCGCCGGTGCCGCCCACGCCTCGCACTTCACGTGGGATGCCGCTGCCGCGCGGCTGGTCTCAGCGTGTCATTCCCTCACCGGCACCTACCTGGCCGACGCGGCGAGGTAA
- a CDS encoding beta-galactosidase, which yields MSTTVAPTLGIIGNYSDADMTSLHNIGGATDVLVEMSWAQAEPARGAYNEAYLTNIAKRIATLKSLGYTISFNTGVHEAPAWVLSRAGARYVDQYGDTYTDSPEPNLVFGVAHRYLAERYLKKVFTRLGGDFSIVRVGGGHWGELTYPSKVNPATGKLRNLYYAFDVQAKRSNPVPNWKPGQPSPSGQAGRFLRWYLNALAEYQNWQIAALRAAGYRGNAAVLYPSYGMRAGDFEKAVATNLGGTSSPEINGEVQRGYDATRQIAALTDPKVVVYGTWAENYNTVSYLAGLAKAKHLRTMAETSHVMTAAQMPLVMAQAQQANLAALYIVRQNATDIVNATYLAASAR from the coding sequence GTGAGCACCACCGTCGCTCCCACGCTCGGCATCATCGGCAACTACTCCGACGCCGACATGACGAGCCTGCACAACATCGGTGGGGCGACCGACGTCCTGGTCGAGATGTCGTGGGCGCAGGCCGAGCCGGCCAGGGGCGCCTACAACGAGGCATACCTCACCAACATCGCCAAGCGCATCGCCACGCTGAAGTCGCTCGGATACACCATCTCGTTCAACACCGGTGTCCACGAGGCCCCGGCCTGGGTGCTCAGCCGCGCCGGTGCCCGCTACGTCGACCAGTACGGCGACACCTACACCGACTCCCCCGAGCCCAACCTCGTCTTCGGCGTCGCTCACCGCTACCTGGCCGAGCGCTACCTCAAGAAGGTCTTCACCCGCCTCGGCGGTGACTTCTCGATCGTGCGTGTCGGCGGCGGCCACTGGGGCGAGCTCACCTACCCGTCCAAAGTGAACCCGGCGACGGGCAAGCTGCGCAACCTCTACTACGCCTTCGACGTGCAGGCCAAGCGGTCGAACCCCGTGCCGAACTGGAAGCCGGGCCAGCCGAGCCCGAGCGGCCAGGCCGGCAGGTTCCTGCGGTGGTACCTCAACGCCCTGGCGGAGTACCAGAACTGGCAGATCGCCGCACTGCGGGCGGCCGGTTACCGAGGCAACGCCGCCGTGCTGTACCCCTCGTACGGCATGCGCGCCGGCGACTTCGAGAAGGCCGTGGCCACCAACCTCGGCGGCACCTCGAGCCCGGAGATCAACGGCGAGGTGCAGCGCGGCTACGACGCGACCCGTCAGATCGCGGCGCTCACCGACCCGAAGGTGGTCGTCTACGGCACCTGGGCCGAGAACTACAACACGGTGTCCTACCTGGCCGGGCTGGCCAAAGCGAAGCATCTGCGCACGATGGCGGAGACCAGCCACGTCATGACCGCCGCCCAGATGCCGCTCGTGATGGCGCAGGCGCAGCAGGCCAACCTGGCCGCGCTCTACATCGTCCGGCAGAACGCGACCGACATCGTCAACGCGACTTACCTCGCCGCGTCGGCCAGGTAG
- a CDS encoding STAS domain-containing protein, producing the protein MRDIAADRSDHCNGDLPAGTSMTWSRDGGLLTVFLAGDLDGGVSTALHARLYDLLTADPADKIVLDLAGVPFCDASGARVLTAAHHLATSRGADCRARRAQPSVAWLLRLTHAAHLLALDD; encoded by the coding sequence ATGCGTGACATCGCCGCCGACCGGTCGGACCACTGCAACGGGGATCTTCCCGCCGGCACCTCGATGACGTGGAGCCGCGACGGCGGGCTGCTCACGGTCTTCCTGGCGGGCGACCTCGACGGAGGTGTCTCGACGGCACTGCACGCCCGCCTGTACGACCTGCTGACCGCCGACCCCGCTGACAAGATCGTCCTCGACCTCGCCGGCGTGCCCTTCTGCGACGCCTCCGGCGCCCGGGTGCTGACCGCCGCGCACCACCTCGCCACCTCCCGCGGCGCCGACTGCCGGGCCCGCCGGGCGCAGCCGTCCGTCGCCTGGCTGCTGCGCCTGACCCACGCCGCCCATCTACTGGCGCTCGACGACTGA
- a CDS encoding ATP-binding protein: protein MDQDELPFLLGHPTPSGEGTVTAIADLDSTIVEMTVRGRWDCELHLAVATALRQTLAEQPGGLIVDLHDVGDPTGASAQLWPTAHRWGATMQPPVPMVMCLPTQAPLAAILRRRWAGYRQPMYATVPEARAALLRRRTRTDRLTAHLGPDRSAAAVARGLVTEGCTAWKLPSVLHAARQVVTEFVVNAVQHAGTDIDVAVTRQRTGVHLAVGDGDPRLPRMRSPDRRTRIEDPGLGLELVHMLAAAWGALPTRTGKVVWATVKPRSCRWLADA from the coding sequence ATGGATCAAGACGAGCTTCCCTTTCTCCTGGGCCACCCCACCCCGTCCGGCGAGGGGACGGTGACGGCGATCGCCGACCTGGACTCCACGATCGTCGAGATGACCGTGCGGGGCCGCTGGGACTGCGAGCTGCATCTGGCGGTCGCCACCGCGCTGCGCCAGACCCTGGCCGAACAGCCCGGCGGCTTGATCGTGGACCTGCACGACGTGGGGGACCCGACCGGCGCCAGCGCCCAGCTCTGGCCGACCGCGCACCGCTGGGGCGCCACGATGCAACCACCGGTGCCGATGGTGATGTGCCTGCCGACGCAGGCGCCGCTGGCCGCGATCCTGCGCCGGCGCTGGGCCGGTTACCGCCAGCCGATGTACGCCACGGTGCCGGAGGCACGGGCGGCGCTGCTGCGCCGCCGGACGCGCACCGATCGGCTCACGGCTCATCTGGGCCCCGACCGCTCGGCGGCGGCCGTGGCCCGAGGCCTCGTCACGGAGGGATGCACCGCCTGGAAGCTCCCGAGCGTGCTGCACGCCGCCCGGCAAGTGGTCACCGAGTTCGTGGTCAACGCGGTGCAGCACGCGGGCACCGACATCGACGTCGCCGTCACCCGGCAGCGGACCGGCGTGCATCTGGCCGTCGGCGACGGCGACCCCCGGCTGCCCCGGATGCGCAGCCCCGACCGCCGGACGCGCATCGAGGATCCCGGACTCGGCCTGGAGCTCGTGCACATGCTCGCCGCGGCCTGGGGAGCCCTACCGACCCGCACCGGGAAGGTGGTGTGGGCGACCGTCAAGCCTCGGAGCTGCCGGTGGCTGGCCGATGCGTGA
- a CDS encoding response regulator gives MSVLLIAEDVDDIAMILVRLFRRDGMTVLRGADGAEAYDLAVEHRPDVILTDLGMPRMDGWELIRAVRGNADLRDTPVAILTGQLQPGDARVTESGACSLLLKPCPNDELRSTIRRLVENGPHGHTFSAAGCLSHATSSL, from the coding sequence ATGAGCGTGTTGCTCATCGCCGAAGATGTCGATGACATCGCGATGATTCTCGTCAGACTGTTCCGGCGGGACGGAATGACGGTACTGCGCGGCGCGGACGGGGCGGAGGCGTACGACCTGGCCGTCGAGCACCGTCCCGACGTGATTCTCACCGACCTCGGCATGCCGCGCATGGACGGCTGGGAGCTGATCCGGGCCGTCCGAGGCAACGCTGACCTGCGCGACACGCCGGTCGCCATCCTCACCGGCCAGCTCCAGCCCGGCGACGCCCGGGTGACGGAGTCGGGGGCATGCTCACTGCTGCTGAAGCCGTGTCCGAACGACGAACTTCGTTCCACCATTCGGCGGCTCGTGGAGAACGGGCCGCATGGCCACACGTTCTCGGCCGCAGGATGCCTCAGCCACGCGACGTCGAGTCTTTGA